From the genome of Acomys russatus chromosome 27, mAcoRus1.1, whole genome shotgun sequence, one region includes:
- the Ccdc70 gene encoding coiled-coil domain-containing protein 70 has product MFPFKVSKWMGLACLRSLVLSSASIRQKKLIHKLQEEKAFREEMRNFHEKIEDFREEIWDFRGKIRAFRGQILGFWEEERPFWEEETIFWKEEKTFWEMEKSFREEEKTFWKKYRTFWKEDKAFWREDNALWEKDRSLLQEDKALWEEEKALWVEERALLAEEKALWEDKKSLWEEENALWEEEKALWVGGAGFQLLGDQRPQNGPYNANEEPQSTAFPRGRA; this is encoded by the coding sequence ATGTTTCCCTTCAAGGTGAGCAAATGGATGGGGCTGGCTTGCCTCCGGTCACTGGTGCTGTCCTCAGCCAGTATTCGTCAGAAGAAATTAATACATAAGCTGCAAGAGGAGAAGGCTTTTCGAGAAGAGATGAGAAATTTCCATGAGAAAATAGAAGACTTCAGGGAAGAGATATGGGATTTCCGAGGCAAGATCCGGGCTTTCCGGGGCCAGATCCTGGGcttttgggaagaagagagacctttctgggaagaagagacgatcttctggaaggaagaaaaaacctTCTGGGAAATGGAAAAATCTTTCCGGGAAGAAGAGAAGACTTTCTGGAAAAAATACAGAACCTTCTGGAAAGAGGACAAGGCCTTCTGGAGAGAGGACAATGCTTTATGGGAAAAAGACCGGAGTCTTCTTCAGGAGGACAAGGCcctgtgggaggaggagaaggccttATGGGTAGAGGAGAGAGCCCTGCTCGCAGAAGAGAAGGCTCTTTGGGAGGACAAAAAGTCCCTCTGGGAGGAAGAGAATgcactctgggaggaagagaaagcccTCTGGGTGGGAGGCGCAGGCTTCCAACTCCTTGGGGACCAGAGGCCCCAAAATGGTCCCTACAATGCCAACGAAGAGCCACAATCAACAGCCTTCCCCCGAGGCCGTGCTTAG